CGAGGCCTGCTCAAGCGATGCCCCGAGGGCGAGGATCTCGTCCGGATTTTCCCCTGGGGCGACTTCAACCGAAAGCAGCCGGGCACCTCCCACCGTCAGCGTACCGGTCTTGTCGAACAGCACGGTGTGCGCGCGAGCCAGCGCCTCCAGCGCGCCTCCACCCTTGGCCAAGATTCCACGGCGGGCCGCTTGCGCCACGCCTGCGATGAAGGCGACCGGTGCGGCCAGAATCAGGGGACAAGGTGTCGCCGCCACCAGCACGGCGAGGCTGCGGGTCAGATCGCCGGAGATCTGCCACGCCAGGAAGGCGATGGCGAGGGTCACCGGGAGAAAGATCAGCGCATAGCGGTCGGCCAAGCGCACAAAAGGCGCCTTCGCCGTTTGCGCGGCCGTTACCATGCGCACAATACCAGCGTAGGTGCTCTCGCCGGCCGGTGCGGTAACGATCAACTCGAATGTCTCACCCGCATTCAGCGAACCAGAAAGAACGGCACTGCCCCGCGTCTTCTCGACTGGTATCGGCTCTCCCGTAACGGCGGACTCGTCGATGGTCGCCCCGGCCGAATGGACGATGCCGTCGACCGGAACGATCTCGCCGGCGCGTACCAGCAGCTCATCGCCGACGGAGACCACCTCGACCGACACCTCCTCGACCCGCTCGCCGGTCTTGCGATGTGCCTGGCGCGGCGCACGGTCGACCAGCGACCGCAAGTCGTGCTCCGCTCGTGCGATCGCGATATCCTCCAGCACGTTGCCGCCGGAATACATCAGCGCGACCACGGCGCCGGCAAGCGGCTGGCCGAGAGCCAATGCCGCGCTCATCGACAGGAGAGCGATCGCGTCCACCCCCAGGCGGCCGCCCAGCAAGTCCCTGACGATCGAGACCGCCAGTCCTCCTATCACGGGTGCCGTGCCGATTGCCCATGCGAGATCGGCCAGATCAGGCCGGCCCACGGCCCGCGCAACAATGCCCGCGGTCAATCCCACGATTGCGATCGCAACCAGGGTCCACGGCAAAACCCGCTCAAACGAGATGGTTTGGTTCGGCATTTTCACATGCAGATCACTCTCTTCCGAAGCCAGCCTCCTTGCTTGAGCGGAATCAACAACATTGGGAATGCTACGACCCTAGAGACGGCCACCCTGCAGAGATCGTTTCGGCTTCGGTGATTCCTGGACCGACTTCATGTAGTTTAGGACTGCCTCGGCATCATCCCTGTTGAAGCGAAAGGTCGGCATTGCAGGATGAATGCTGCTATAGCCATCCTGAAGTCGCTGCAGAAAGTCGCTGTCGTAGAGCTTGGTTTCGCTAAAGCTGCGAAAAGGTGGCGCCTGCCTGTTCGGACTCGCGCCGGTCCTGCCAACTGAGTGACAGCGGGCGCACATTTTTTGCAGCAGCTCCCTGCCATGTCGATGCTCCTCGTCGAACGCGTGGGCGCCGGTGCTCGACCAGAGAGTGATTGTCGAAAGTATAAGCAAGCATCGCATCATCGCAGTCGTTCCCGCGAAACAGTTCACCAGCGCGAGGTCGCCTTCCCACACGATGTCACCGCCGCTGAAGGCCAGCTTGATGCAGCTCAAAGGATGAGCTCGGTTGACGATAGGACTCGCAATAGCGGCAAGCATGACCACCAAATGGCACCGCGCCGCCCAAAGCGATTGGCGCAACTGCTCTCAGGGGTATAGACAGGCCAGTTGCGCCCAGGGTTGACGGCCGGCTGCTCCGATACTTGACCTGCCTCAAAACGTGCAAGCCACTTCGGGGCTACACTGGTCCAACTCGGAGGCGACCAATGGACGAAGCGTTCAGGCGGAAAATCCTTCGGCTCCTGGATCAGCACCGGACCACGAGGATCGCGACGTTGCGATCTGACGGCTGGCCCCAGGTGACCACTGTCGGCTACGCCAATGACGGGCTCGTCATCTATTTCCTTTGTGGAGCGGACAGCCAGAAGGCAGCTAACCTGGCGAGGGACGATCGAGTCTCGCTAACGGTGGACGACGATCCCGCCCAAGTGATGGAGATCGCCGGCCTATCGATGGCGGCACACGCGAAGCTTGTAACCGATCCCGCCGAATTTGAAAAAGCCTTGCGGCTCCTGATCTCGCGATATCCGAACCAAAAGGGCCTCGATCTTCCCATGCCGAAAACTTCGGATGTCTGCGTCTTCCGCCTGACACCGACGATCGTCTCCCTGCTCGACTACTCAAAGGGATTTGGACATACCGACCTGATCGCGTGCTAAGGAGCCGCGGCTTCCGCCAAGGCGCGGTTGCGCTCGGCCATTTTGCCTGCGTCCGCCGGAACCGCTGATCGGCAGGCGGTTTTGGCGATGAGGGTGCCCGCAGGCGCTCGCGCGATTTTGCTGTGAGTGCCCGACCGTGAGTTGAGACAGAACATGTTCCGCACCATACGCGTCGATATCAGTCTCGCGATCCTGATCGCACTAGCAGCATTGTTTCTCGTCCGCGTGCACAAGGCGGACGGATCCAAACTTGCTGCAGATAGGGCGTCGGAAGGACGTCGCCTCGCGGAAGCATGGTGCAAGCCATGCCATGCAATCGAACCGCACATGGCGGGGATATCGGATCAGGCACCGGGCTTTGCGGCAATCGCAAACAGGCATGGAACGACAGCTCTTTCGCTGAAAGTGTTCCTGAAGACCAGCCACCAGAACATGCCGAACCTGGTCATCGCACCCGATCAGGCCGACGCTCTCGCGAACTATATCCTTAGCCTAAAGACTCAGGACTAGGGCGTGGACTCATAACGCGCGGCCAACCATATCCTGATGGACGCGAGTTGAACGAAGGCCAGATAGTTGGCAGCAAGCCTGTCGTAGCGCGTCGCCACCCACGACATTGTTTGATCCTGTTGAAGAACCGCTCGACCCTGTTGCGGGCGCGGTAGAGATAGGGGCTGAAGCAGATCGGATCGCTGCGGTTGCTTTTCGGCGGGATATTGGCCGACGCGCCCTTTTTCAGGGCAAGCTCTCTGATCCAGTCTGCGTCATAGCCACGGTCAGCAAGCAGCATTGCCCCGATTTGAGACGAGACAACATTCTTCCTGCAAGTCGAACATCATGGGCCTCACCGGGACTCAGCGCCAACCGCACCGGCAAACCATTGCTATCGACCACCGCATGGATTTTGCTCATCAAGCCGCCGCGGGACCTTCCCATCGATTGGCGTCGGTTCCTTGTGATACAGGATCCATGCTGATGCACGCGGACAATTGAGGTATCGATCATCTGGACGGCGGCGTCATGCGCAGCGGCAAGCGCCTCTATGATGCGCCCCAGACACCAGCCCGCCGCCAGCGGACGAACCGGTTGTAGCAAGTGGTGTATGGGCCAAACGCCGCCGGCAGATCACGCCAGGGTGCTCCTGATCGAAGCACCCAGAAGATACCATTGAGGACACGTCGGTCGTTCACTGCATGTGCGGACGCAAGGATTGTTCCGCCTTCGTCAACGCTTCGGCGCACAAGTCGCTTCTCTCGCAACGAGTAAACGTTACACTCGCGCCATCATTCGTGACTCGCCTTCCACGACTACCGCGTGTATTTAGTGCGCGCCGCTCGGGAGGCGGCGGGGGCTGGGGCCGCACATGCACGACGAGACGTCACTGCGTTACGCCGGCTGGCGGGTCGTGCTTGCCTGCTTCTTGCTGGCGCTGTCGATTTTCGGCTTTGCTCTGTACGCGCAGGGTATCTACCTGGTCGAGCTGGAGCGTCTGAACGGCTGGCCGGCCTCGCTGATCTCGGGCGCCAGCACGCTGTCGCTCTTGATCGGCAATGTCATCGTCATCTTCACCGATGAGATCGTGCGGCGCCTCGGCCTGAAGCGCTTGGCGCTGGCAGGGATTGCGTGCCTCGCCACCTCAATGGTGCTGCTCCCCTTCGCGGCCGCGCCGTGGACCCTCTATGCGGCATTCGCGTTGATGTCGCTCGGCTGGGTCGGCATGGGCACCGTAATCATTCCGGCGGTGGTCGGCGCTTGGTTCGTGCGACGCCGAGGTCTTGCAATTAGCCTAGCCTTCCTCGGTGCTAGCTCCGGCGGCATCATCGTCACGCCACTACTGATGGTCCTGGTGGGCCACCTTGGATTTCAGACCGCAATGGTGGCCGCAAGCGCAGTCCTGCTGATCTTTCTACTTCCGACCACGTTCGCCTGGATCGGCCCGCCGCCGAATGTGTGCGCGACGACCGCAAGCGCTGACCAATTTTCGCCGGCGCCCGGTACTAGCATCTGCCGTGGCGAGATAGTGCGCCGGCCGGCGTTCTGGACAATCGCGGTTCCGTTTGCGCTCGGGATCATCGCTCAGGTCGGCTTCATCGTGCATCAGATCGCTATACTTGAACCGAAAATCGGGGCTCTTAAGGCGGGGCTCGCAGTCAGTGTAATGACTTCGATGGCGATTGTAGGAAGGGTCTCACTCAGCCTCGTCGCAGACCACCTCGATCCTCGGCTTGTTGCCGCCATCTCGCTGGTGAGCCAGGCCGTGGCGGTGTTCACCATCCACCTGAGCGACAACGTCCATCTCGTGCTGCTGGCCTCCGCGGTGTTCGGCTTTTCGATCGGAAACCTCATCACACTGCCGCCGCTGATCATCCATCGCGAGTTCGAAGTCCAAAACTTCACAGTGGTGATGGGGCTGTTCACCTCGATCAGCGGCACGGTCGGCGCCTTCGGTCCCGGATTGATCGGTCTAATCCGCGGCTGGAGAGGCGATTACGGCGCTGCGCTGCTGTTGACCATTGCGCTGGACGTGATCGCCGCCGCGATCGTCCTAGCGCGTGCCGGAAATCCAAGAGTGGCCAAGGAGTTCGATTGTGCGCGAAGGTAAGCCATGCTGTTTGAACGAGATCGCGTAGCTGCGGCGTTACTGCATTCTTGGTCCGTGCAAACCAGCGGACAATGGCTGGCCAGCAATCCAGCGCGCGGTCAGTGCAGTGTAACAGCATTGCTTGCCAATGAGTTCTTCGGCGGCGAAATCCTAAAGACACCGCTTGCCGAGGGGGACCACTTTTACAACCGAATCAATGGGAACTACCTGGATCTTAGATCAGGTCGAGATGAAGCTCTGGCTGGCACGTCGACCGCCAAGTACGAGTTCTTCAGGGCTGCCTTCTCTCGCTACTACAAAATTGAACTGTAGGAGTCCGCTACCTTCAGATCCTCTGCCGACTTTCCCATTCGTCTCTCGCGCGACAGATCTCCGACCGCTGGTTGCTGCAAGGTCGAAATTCACGGATGCTTGTCAATGATCCCAAAGCCCCTTAAGGCCGTCGTTTTCGATATGGACGGATTGCTGCTCGACACCGAGGCGCTCTACCGTGGGGCAATTTTCGCCGCGTGTGCGGCTCAAGGGCACCAAATGGTTGATCATGTGCATCTCAGCTTGATCGGCGCGCCGAAGGATCTAGGTGACGAAAAGCTTATTGGCTATTTTGGACGGGCGTTTGATCTTGATCGCTACCATTTAGACTGCGAGGAACATTTTGACGGCCTGTGCGCAATTGAAGTCCCACTTCGCCCTGGTGTTATTGATCTCCTCAAAGTTCTGCGCGACGCCGCGATCCCCATGGCCGTCGCAACGTCAACCGCACGACCGAAATCTGAAGCGCAGCTGAAGAAGGCAGACATCTTCCACAATTTTGATGTGCTAGTCACGCGAAGCGACGTTGAGATAGGCAAGCCCCATCCCGAGACTTTCCTAAAGGCGGCCACACTCCTCAGTGTCGATCCACCAAGTTGCTTAGCACTCGAAGACTCGCACAATGGAGTTCGTGCGGCAGCGGCGGCGGGAATGTCTACGATTATGATCCCCGATCTCCTCCAACCGACGCCGGAGATCGCGGGTCTATGCGTCGGCGTGTTGCGGAGCCTGAATGACGTTCGGATCAGGATTTCTCAGCAGTTATAACGGAGGCAGCTTCTTGGATGCCCCTTTTTGGCACGCTACCTGTTCGTCATCAATCTAAAGACTGTGAAGTCGATTGGGCTCGAAATTCCATCGACACTGGCGGCGCTCACGGACGAGGTAATCGAATAGGCCAGCGACTTCCGTTCATGGTTCGCTGCTGACTTCATGCGAACCACCGCAGCGTCCGCCATCCGGCGTAGACCGGACCAGCCCTGAAACGGGGTTGAAGTCGCAGTTTGGACCCATAGCGGACATGCGGAAAGCGGATGCTGCAATTCACCAGTCTCGCGGCGCGATGCTGGGGCACAATTTTTTGAACCAGTCGTGGATTTCGGCGTAGCTGCATGCGCCACAATCATCGACAAGTCTGTTATTCTTCACGTCAAGCACAGCCCACTTCGCATACGCCACGTCGCCGCTGTCAACGAACTGGCTCCGATCCACCGTCTCGATACGACCTAGAAGGCGGTAGCGTAAGCCATTCAAGCCGGTCCATTCTTTTGCTTGACAATCAGCCGTGATCGTCCTGTTTCGACTTTGGGCGCGTTCCTGATATGCCTCTTCTGCGGCTGTCTGCGAGTAGCTTTCGCCCATCGTTTGGCCAATGGTATAGTACAAGGCAGCCCGTCGGCTTGGTTTCGTGTGGATCACAGCGTGGCTTGTATCCAGCCCGACGGCGCTCTCGATTTCATCGTCCATGCCATCCCTCTCGCCGTAAGCAACGAACAACTTCTTGTCACGAGGGCCAAGATAGATGTCTTGGTCGAGAGACCAAGCGCAAACATACGTTGTGCGGTCGCTCCAACATCCAGCCGCCTGTCTCAGCTTCCCAAGCGGCCAGTCACGAGGTGTTTTATGTGGGCCTGTCCAGCTCGCAATGCCTTCGTGCGGAGCGGTCACCTTAACCTCGGCTTCAATACCTGATCCACTGGTGTTCGCAATGCGAAAGGAGCCCTTCTTGTCTATGGGCGTAAACTCGCATGGCGAACCAATATAGTGCGCTCCATCAATTTCAAAGAGGCACTTCGCCTGCCTTGCTTTCGCGGGTGTTGCGAAAGCATGCACGGCGGTGAGCAAAAGCAGTAGGGACAGCGTGTGTCTCATCGCGATCCAATTCATCAGAACCACATCAGATCAAGCTGGCCTCCGTATATCTCTACGCAACAGCGAGCGGAAGAGTTCGCTGATACTTGATACGTCGCCTTCTAGCCCTTCTCGGACCTCATGCAGTGCCCGTTTCAACGCCCCTGTTGGGGGATAAGCGGACATCGTGGATTTATGAGTACACGCCCTTCTGTAATGGGCCCGATGATGTCAAGCCTCCCGAGTGAACGCCACGCCGCCGAGCTCATGCTTCTGTTCGTGGTCGACGCCTGGCCGCCACATCATGCTGTCAGAGGGAGCGGTGAGCCTATCTAGATACGCGTGGTTCGTCGGACGACGCCACTGGGCGTGTAACGGCTTCACCGCATCCACCGTCCCGGCGACGGGACTTCGGGCACCGGGCTTCAGTTCATCCCGGTTGCGTTCTTGATCTCCTCCACGTCTTCTATGCTGCGATTGAGCCCGCTTCGGCCCATCGGTAAGTCGTGCCATCGACCCAGATCCGATGCAGGATCACTGCGAGCTTGCGTGCCAAGGCGACCTTTGCGCGCTTCGAGCCTCTCCGCTTGGCGACGTCCATCCCCCAGCGTTTGAGTTTTGAGAACCGCGTGATGCGCGATAGCAGAACGTTGGCGGCTTCATACAAGGCCGTCCGCACCGTCTCATCGCCGGCCAGCGTGATTCCGCCCGTGACGTCCTTTTCTCCCGATTGATATTTCTTTGGCGTGAGCCCGAACAGCGCGCCTGCTGCCTTTGACTTTACAATGCGATGAGGATCATCAATCGCCGATTTGTAGGTGATGGCCACCAGGGGACCAACGCCTGGTACTGTCATAAGCCGGCGGCAGACTGCATCATCACGCACAATTGCCAGCACAGCCTTGTGTAGTCTTCCGTATTCTGCCTTCAGGGCCGATCGTGCCGAAAGCATCGCACCAGCAATGCGCTCCAATGTCGCCTGGCCTGCAACCAACTCTCGAATCCGCGCTTCGAAATTCCTTCGCGTCACCGGGCCAACCTTCAGACCGAAGCCGCGCAAAATCCCTCGGATACTTAATTCTACATCGATCAGCCGCCCGAGAAGCTGTTTGCGTGCGATCAGGAGTGCCCGGATCTCTTGCGCATCAACCGACTTTGCGTGTACCTGCCGAAACCATCCCATCCGGATCAACTGGGCGATCCCGCGGGCATCCTTGCGATCCGTCTTGACCGTCATTGCAGATAATGCGGCCTTCACGTGCCGCGTTTCCAGCAGAACTGTTTCAAATCCTGCACCTTTCAGGCCTGCATGCAGCCATTGCGACAGCGGCCCAGCCTCCAGCCCGATCCGCTTCACTGCAAAGCCGAGCGTCTCAAAAAACTCAACTAAGGCGTCGGGTTCGCTTGCGACCTTCGCTTCCTTCAGGATCTTACCCTGGGCGTCCACAACACACACGCTCGACAGTTCCAATGACACGTCGATTCCGGCATAATTCTCCACGGCTGTCCTCCGTCTCCAGATGCTTGGGGCCGACTCAAGTCGTGACCCCGTTTCATCATCTATCGGGGGACAGCCACCATCATGACCCCTTGCTCCGGAGCCGGGCCCATTACCGCATCTAGTCACGTGAATCTAAAGTTCGCCACATAAAGTCTGCTGGGCTTTGTGGCAGAAGCGTTTGACGGAAGCCAAAATCTGGTCTGCGGACTTGGTCCATTTGAAGGGCTTGGGATTTTTGTTGTGCAGGTCGATGAAGGTACGGATGTCGGCCTCGAGCTGCCTGACGGAGGTGTGAACACCTCGCTGGATCTGCTTTCGGGTGAGCTCAGCGAACCAGCGTTCGACCTGATTGATCCATGACGCGGAAGTCGGCGTGAAGTGGACATGATAATGCGGCCGACGGGCGAGCCACGCTTTGATCTTGGGTGTTTTGTGAGTGGCGTAGTTGTCCATGACGATATGGACATCGATCCCTTCAGGGACTTGAGCGTCGATCTCTTTGAGGAACTTCAAGAACTCGACTGCCCGGTGGCGCTTGTAGCATTTGCCGATGACGAATCCAGAGGCGACATCGAGCGCGGCAAACAGCGAGGTCGTACCATGCCGCACATAGCTGTGCGTGCGCCGTTCCGGTACGCCCGGCATCATCGGCAGGACCGGCTGCTCGCGATCCAGGGCCTGGATCTGGCTTTTCTCATCGACACTGAGGACAAGGGCTCGGTTCGGTGGGGAAAGGTAAAGGCCGACGATATCGCGGACCTTGTCGACGAACAGCGGGTCGCTCGACAGCTTGAATGTCTGGCTGCGGTGCGGCTGCAGGCCGAACGCCGTCCACATTCGGCGGATCGTGGTGTGGGAAAAGCCAGTTTCCGCAGCCATTGAGCGGATCGACCAGTGCGTCGCGTCGGGTGGCGTTGTACGCAATGTCCGCTCAATTACCTCAGCAACCTGATCGTCGTTGATGGTTCGAGGGCGGCCCGGGCGGGCCTCGTCAAGCAGGCCATCACAGCGATCCTTCAAAAATCGGCGGCGCCACTTGCCGACGGTGTGTTCGTGGAGGCCGAGTTCGACAGCCACAGACTTGCTTGGCAAGCCATCCGCACACCGCAGGATCGCGCGGCAGCGCTCAGATAGCGATCGGGCAACGCGATGACGACGAACTTGTCTCTCCAAGTACGCCCGCTCCGGCGGACTAAGCACCAACGGCGCGATCGGCCGGCCTCGCTCACCTGCATTCGCCACAAGCTCTCTCCTCTGTAGAGATTCGAGCTATCAACTAATGTGACGAACTTGCGTTCCAGATGACTAGTCACGTGAATCTAAAGTTCGCCACATAA
This is a stretch of genomic DNA from Bradyrhizobium sp. CB2312. It encodes these proteins:
- a CDS encoding cytochrome c → MLAAIASPIVNRAHPLSCIKLAFSGGDIVWEGDLALVNCFAGTTAMMRCLLILSTITLWSSTGAHAFDEEHRHGRELLQKMCARCHSVGRTGASPNRQAPPFRSFSETKLYDSDFLQRLQDGYSSIHPAMPTFRFNRDDAEAVLNYMKSVQESPKPKRSLQGGRL
- a CDS encoding pyridoxamine 5'-phosphate oxidase family protein → MDEAFRRKILRLLDQHRTTRIATLRSDGWPQVTTVGYANDGLVIYFLCGADSQKAANLARDDRVSLTVDDDPAQVMEIAGLSMAAHAKLVTDPAEFEKALRLLISRYPNQKGLDLPMPKTSDVCVFRLTPTIVSLLDYSKGFGHTDLIAC
- a CDS encoding cytochrome c produces the protein MFRTIRVDISLAILIALAALFLVRVHKADGSKLAADRASEGRRLAEAWCKPCHAIEPHMAGISDQAPGFAAIANRHGTTALSLKVFLKTSHQNMPNLVIAPDQADALANYILSLKTQD
- a CDS encoding MFS transporter; the encoded protein is MHDETSLRYAGWRVVLACFLLALSIFGFALYAQGIYLVELERLNGWPASLISGASTLSLLIGNVIVIFTDEIVRRLGLKRLALAGIACLATSMVLLPFAAAPWTLYAAFALMSLGWVGMGTVIIPAVVGAWFVRRRGLAISLAFLGASSGGIIVTPLLMVLVGHLGFQTAMVAASAVLLIFLLPTTFAWIGPPPNVCATTASADQFSPAPGTSICRGEIVRRPAFWTIAVPFALGIIAQVGFIVHQIAILEPKIGALKAGLAVSVMTSMAIVGRVSLSLVADHLDPRLVAAISLVSQAVAVFTIHLSDNVHLVLLASAVFGFSIGNLITLPPLIIHREFEVQNFTVVMGLFTSISGTVGAFGPGLIGLIRGWRGDYGAALLLTIALDVIAAAIVLARAGNPRVAKEFDCARR
- a CDS encoding HAD family phosphatase yields the protein MIPKPLKAVVFDMDGLLLDTEALYRGAIFAACAAQGHQMVDHVHLSLIGAPKDLGDEKLIGYFGRAFDLDRYHLDCEEHFDGLCAIEVPLRPGVIDLLKVLRDAAIPMAVATSTARPKSEAQLKKADIFHNFDVLVTRSDVEIGKPHPETFLKAATLLSVDPPSCLALEDSHNGVRAAAAAGMSTIMIPDLLQPTPEIAGLCVGVLRSLNDVRIRISQQL
- a CDS encoding IS110 family transposase, whose product is MENYAGIDVSLELSSVCVVDAQGKILKEAKVASEPDALVEFFETLGFAVKRIGLEAGPLSQWLHAGLKGAGFETVLLETRHVKAALSAMTVKTDRKDARGIAQLIRMGWFRQVHAKSVDAQEIRALLIARKQLLGRLIDVELSIRGILRGFGLKVGPVTRRNFEARIRELVAGQATLERIAGAMLSARSALKAEYGRLHKAVLAIVRDDAVCRRLMTVPGVGPLVAITYKSAIDDPHRIVKSKAAGALFGLTPKKYQSGEKDVTGGITLAGDETVRTALYEAANVLLSRITRFSKLKRWGMDVAKRRGSKRAKVALARKLAVILHRIWVDGTTYRWAEAGSIAA
- a CDS encoding IS630 family transposase translates to MANAGERGRPIAPLVLSPPERAYLERQVRRHRVARSLSERCRAILRCADGLPSKSVAVELGLHEHTVGKWRRRFLKDRCDGLLDEARPGRPRTINDDQVAEVIERTLRTTPPDATHWSIRSMAAETGFSHTTIRRMWTAFGLQPHRSQTFKLSSDPLFVDKVRDIVGLYLSPPNRALVLSVDEKSQIQALDREQPVLPMMPGVPERRTHSYVRHGTTSLFAALDVASGFVIGKCYKRHRAVEFLKFLKEIDAQVPEGIDVHIVMDNYATHKTPKIKAWLARRPHYHVHFTPTSASWINQVERWFAELTRKQIQRGVHTSVRQLEADIRTFIDLHNKNPKPFKWTKSADQILASVKRFCHKAQQTLCGEL